A single region of the Geobacillus subterraneus genome encodes:
- a CDS encoding SprT family protein, which translates to MDQKQLQALVEQISISTFGKPFRHTASFNSRLRTVGGRYVLQTHNIELNKKHYDRFGEEELIAIIKHELCHYHLHLEGKGYRHRDRDFRELLRKVGAPRYCRPLEQKTKTPKAIHTYICTSCGLTYKRKKRMNTDRYVCGHCHGRLKLSSS; encoded by the coding sequence ATGGATCAAAAACAGTTGCAAGCACTCGTTGAGCAAATTTCCATAAGCACATTTGGCAAACCGTTTCGCCACACCGCCTCCTTCAACTCAAGGCTTCGCACTGTCGGCGGGCGCTACGTGCTGCAAACGCACAACATTGAACTGAACAAAAAACATTATGACCGATTTGGCGAAGAAGAACTCATTGCCATCATCAAACATGAGCTATGTCATTACCATCTGCATCTTGAAGGGAAAGGCTACCGCCACCGCGACCGTGACTTTCGCGAGCTGTTGAGAAAAGTGGGGGCGCCTCGCTATTGCCGTCCGCTCGAACAAAAAACAAAAACGCCCAAGGCGATCCATACATACATTTGCACATCGTGCGGCTTAACATACAAGCGTAAAAAACGAATGAACACCGACCGCTACGTCTGCGGCCATTGCCACGGCCGGCTCAAACTCTCTTCCAGCTAA
- the cmpA gene encoding cortex morphogenetic protein CmpA → MPTWLKNQMRRAYYEKNRDQIKLLNQCWFFYRRKHCS, encoded by the coding sequence TTGCCTACGTGGCTAAAAAATCAGATGAGACGAGCCTATTATGAAAAAAACCGGGATCAAATTAAGCTGTTAAACCAATGTTGGTTTTTTTATCGGAGGAAACACTGTTCGTAG
- the hisD gene encoding histidinol dehydrogenase produces MTMFLKQGKPQEEIAQHDAQVAETVRQIIKKIEFEGDAAVRELSLQFDNWSPLSFRLTEEQILDIISTVPKQTIEDIKFAQSNIRRFAEEQRKALKDIEVETLPGVILGHKNIPVNSVGCYIPGGRYPMVASAHMSVLTAKVAGVKRVIACTPPIRGEIPAATVAAMHLAGADEIYILGGVQAMAAMAIGTETIEPVDMLVGPGNAYVAEAKRQLYGRVGIDLFAGPTETLIIADETADAEMVATDLLGQAEHGPTSPCVLITTSEKLARETLEEVERQLAVLPTADVASVAWRDYGTVIVVEDEEEALREADKLAFEHVQVLTKNPDYFLENLTNYGSLFLGPETNVAYGDKVIGTNHTLPTKKAARYTGGLWVGKFLKTCTYQKVSKEASAFIGEYAVRLCEIENFAGHAQQARLRVERYGKSQ; encoded by the coding sequence ATGACGATGTTTTTAAAACAAGGAAAGCCGCAAGAAGAAATTGCCCAGCACGATGCGCAAGTGGCGGAAACTGTGCGGCAGATAATTAAGAAAATTGAGTTTGAGGGGGATGCGGCAGTCCGAGAACTGTCACTTCAGTTTGATAACTGGTCTCCGCTGAGTTTTCGTCTTACCGAGGAGCAAATCTTAGATATTATCAGCACTGTTCCGAAGCAAACGATTGAGGACATTAAATTCGCGCAAAGCAACATTAGACGATTTGCTGAGGAGCAAAGAAAAGCGCTAAAAGACATTGAAGTCGAAACGCTGCCTGGAGTGATCCTCGGCCATAAAAACATCCCGGTCAACAGCGTCGGGTGCTACATACCTGGGGGGCGCTACCCGATGGTTGCTTCGGCACATATGAGCGTTCTAACGGCAAAAGTGGCAGGGGTCAAACGGGTGATTGCCTGCACGCCGCCTATCCGCGGGGAAATCCCCGCAGCGACCGTCGCCGCCATGCATTTGGCAGGAGCGGATGAAATTTATATTTTGGGTGGTGTTCAAGCCATGGCGGCCATGGCGATCGGCACGGAAACGATCGAGCCTGTCGATATGTTAGTCGGCCCAGGAAACGCGTATGTAGCTGAAGCGAAACGGCAACTGTACGGCCGTGTAGGCATCGACTTGTTTGCTGGTCCGACCGAAACATTGATCATCGCGGACGAAACCGCTGATGCCGAAATGGTCGCCACGGACTTGCTGGGACAGGCCGAGCATGGACCGACTTCTCCGTGCGTGCTGATTACGACATCGGAAAAGTTAGCCCGGGAGACGTTGGAGGAGGTCGAACGGCAGTTAGCGGTGCTCCCTACCGCTGACGTCGCAAGCGTAGCGTGGCGGGATTACGGTACCGTCATCGTCGTCGAGGACGAGGAAGAAGCTTTGCGGGAGGCAGACAAGCTGGCGTTTGAGCACGTTCAAGTTTTGACCAAAAATCCGGATTACTTCTTAGAGAATTTAACAAACTACGGGAGCTTGTTCCTTGGCCCTGAAACAAACGTCGCTTACGGTGACAAAGTGATCGGCACAAACCACACTTTGCCGACGAAAAAAGCAGCCCGTTATACTGGCGGCCTGTGGGTTGGGAAGTTCTTGAAAACATGCACTTACCAAAAAGTAAGCAAAGAAGCGAGCGCTTTTATTGGCGAGTACGCCGTCCGCCTCTGCGAAATCGAGAACTTTGCGGGTCACGCTCAACAGGCCCGGCTTCGCGTCGAGCGTTATGGCAAAAGTCAATAA
- a CDS encoding LacI family DNA-binding transcriptional regulator gives MKKKPVNSMEVAKKAGVSQSTVSRVFTPGSSVSPKTRKRVLEAARELGYRPNALARGLIMNKTNIIGLAMRDIQNPFYPEILEKFTKALRDNGYHVLFVHTENDEINQDEISEFLEYNVEGVIVTDATLSPNIIASLSSNGIPVILFNRRMDGLPCHSVSCDNYTAGKKIGEYLYELGYRRMAYIRGRKNTSTNDDRERGFCEALMGRGAELCIEDGEFTYEGGYNAALRLLGKRERPEVIFGANDITALGVMDAARAIGLSIPDDVAVIGFDDITMASWPSYGLTTWRQPVDEMIEWTLAKLFVEIDGGDGKPSSILFPGILVERGSVKKRS, from the coding sequence GTGAAGAAAAAGCCGGTCAATTCCATGGAAGTAGCGAAAAAGGCAGGGGTATCCCAATCAACCGTTTCTCGCGTGTTCACCCCGGGTTCGAGCGTGTCACCGAAAACGAGAAAGCGGGTGCTTGAAGCGGCGCGGGAGCTTGGCTATCGACCTAACGCGTTGGCTAGAGGACTGATCATGAATAAAACGAATATCATTGGCTTGGCGATGAGGGATATCCAAAATCCGTTCTATCCTGAAATATTGGAGAAATTCACAAAAGCGTTGCGCGACAACGGTTACCACGTCCTTTTTGTTCATACGGAGAACGACGAGATCAACCAAGATGAAATATCAGAATTTCTTGAATACAATGTCGAAGGTGTCATTGTGACTGATGCTACGTTATCGCCGAATATCATCGCCTCCCTTTCAAGCAACGGCATACCGGTCATATTGTTTAACCGCCGCATGGACGGCCTTCCTTGCCATTCGGTGAGCTGCGATAATTATACCGCGGGCAAAAAAATTGGCGAATACTTGTACGAGCTCGGATATAGACGGATGGCATACATACGCGGACGCAAGAACACCTCGACAAATGATGACCGCGAGCGGGGGTTTTGTGAGGCTCTGATGGGGAGAGGAGCGGAACTTTGCATCGAGGACGGAGAGTTTACTTATGAAGGGGGATATAATGCTGCTTTGCGGCTATTAGGCAAAAGAGAGCGGCCCGAGGTGATTTTTGGGGCTAACGATATCACGGCCTTAGGGGTCATGGATGCCGCCAGAGCGATAGGATTATCGATTCCAGATGACGTGGCGGTCATCGGTTTTGACGATATCACAATGGCGTCTTGGCCTAGTTACGGTTTAACAACATGGAGGCAGCCTGTTGATGAGATGATCGAATGGACGCTGGCAAAACTGTTCGTAGAAATAGACGGAGGAGATGGGAAACCGTCATCGATTTTATTTCCAGGCATATTGGTCGAAAGAGGAAGTGTGAAAAAAAGGAGTTGA